A DNA window from Geovibrio ferrireducens contains the following coding sequences:
- the cas6f gene encoding type I-F CRISPR-associated endoribonuclease Cas6/Csy4: MKHYIEVTLLPNKDIPENCLLNKTYTCLHKQLYDMKSSEIGVSFPHYQVKLGNTIRIHGNAGELKKFEDGEWLDKLKLDCLISEINPVPESVMYRVVSRVQPTMSMSKLRRLINRGSISEEDIKNYKAKMFSKGLELPYLELDSVSNGHKHRRYINFGELKTEPSFGSFDFFGLSNTATIPWF, encoded by the coding sequence ATGAAGCATTATATTGAAGTTACGCTACTTCCAAATAAAGATATACCTGAAAACTGTTTGCTTAATAAAACATACACATGCTTACATAAACAACTTTATGACATGAAGAGTTCTGAAATCGGGGTTAGCTTTCCTCATTATCAAGTAAAGCTTGGGAACACTATTCGTATACATGGAAATGCAGGCGAGCTTAAAAAATTTGAGGATGGAGAATGGCTTGATAAATTGAAGCTAGATTGCCTTATCTCAGAGATAAACCCTGTCCCTGAAAGCGTTATGTATAGAGTTGTCTCAAGAGTACAGCCTACAATGAGCATGTCAAAGCTTCGTAGGCTAATAAATAGGGGCTCGATATCTGAAGAAGACATAAAGAATTATAAAGCTAAAATGTTTTCAAAGGGTTTGGAGCTTCCATATCTTGAGTTAGATAGTGTCTCAAACGGGCATAAGCATCGCAGATACATTAATTTTGGCGAGTTAAAAACTGAACCTTCATTTGGCAGTTTCGACTTTTTTGGGCTTAGCAATACCGCAACTATTCCTTGGTTTTAA
- the rbsB gene encoding ribose ABC transporter substrate-binding protein RbsB, translated as MKRILAIAAAFIAITAMSAFSAQKPVGLVVSTLNNPFFVTLKDGAVAKAKELGVQLIVLDSQNDPAKEIANVEDLLSRGVAVILINPTDSDAVGNAIRIANRAKVPVVTLDRGANAGQVVSHIASDNVAGGKMAGEYIIKSLGKKSNVVELEGIPGTSAARDRGKGFNEALKGSQITVIARQTADFDRTKGLNVMENILQAQPVVDAVFAHNDEMALGALRAIQASGRKIMVVGFDATDDAVKAVKDGALSATVAQQPAFIGAKGVETAKAVLDGKKVPASIPVGLKLVTK; from the coding sequence ATGAAAAGGATCTTAGCTATCGCGGCGGCTTTCATTGCAATCACTGCAATGTCCGCCTTCTCTGCACAGAAACCCGTGGGGCTTGTTGTTTCCACACTTAACAACCCGTTCTTTGTAACGCTCAAGGACGGAGCCGTGGCAAAGGCAAAGGAGCTCGGTGTTCAGCTCATTGTTCTTGACTCGCAGAACGACCCCGCAAAGGAAATTGCAAACGTTGAAGACCTTCTTTCAAGAGGTGTCGCTGTTATACTCATCAACCCCACTGACTCTGACGCTGTGGGCAACGCAATCCGCATCGCAAACAGGGCGAAAGTTCCCGTTGTCACCCTTGACAGGGGCGCAAACGCTGGTCAGGTTGTTTCGCACATCGCCTCAGATAACGTAGCCGGCGGCAAAATGGCCGGCGAATACATAATCAAAAGCCTCGGCAAAAAAAGCAATGTTGTGGAACTTGAGGGAATACCCGGAACATCCGCAGCCAGAGACAGAGGCAAAGGCTTCAACGAAGCGCTTAAAGGTTCGCAGATCACTGTTATCGCCCGCCAGACAGCGGACTTCGACAGAACAAAAGGGCTTAACGTAATGGAGAACATCCTTCAGGCTCAGCCCGTGGTTGACGCTGTATTCGCCCATAATGATGAAATGGCGCTCGGCGCTCTCAGAGCTATTCAGGCTTCCGGCAGAAAAATCATGGTTGTGGGTTTTGATGCCACTGATGACGCTGTGAAAGCTGTTAAAGACGGCGCACTTTCCGCAACTGTCGCTCAGCAGCCCGCTTTCATAGGCGCTAAGGGTGTTGAGACCGCCAAAGCTGTTCTTGACGGCAAAAAGGTTCCCGCAAGCATACCCGTAGGGCTCAAACTCGTAACAAAATAA
- a CDS encoding winged helix-turn-helix domain-containing protein — protein MNKTNDLFSKSAGEYTYGGRVWIDKGGKNFLGLGKIHFLELIKQHGSMSKAASILNMSYSKAWGIVDSMNTLAKKPLVVKKTGGAGGGGAELTEEGERVLELYWEFSRNFELFLLEQREVIEQL, from the coding sequence ATGAATAAGACAAACGATCTGTTCAGCAAATCCGCAGGAGAATACACTTACGGCGGCAGAGTCTGGATCGACAAAGGCGGAAAAAACTTTCTCGGACTGGGCAAAATACACTTTCTTGAGCTTATCAAGCAGCACGGTTCCATGTCAAAGGCTGCTTCTATCCTCAATATGTCATACAGCAAGGCGTGGGGTATTGTTGACTCCATGAACACTCTGGCCAAAAAACCTCTGGTTGTGAAGAAAACAGGGGGCGCAGGCGGAGGCGGAGCAGAGCTCACCGAGGAAGGGGAGCGGGTGCTTGAACTTTACTGGGAGTTTTCAAGGAACTTCGAACTGTTTCTTCTGGAACAAAGAGAAGTTATAGAGCAGCTTTAA
- the rbsC gene encoding ribose ABC transporter permease gives MKMTVKEFLIRFRPLLGLLILAVIVSLLSPRFLTVSNILNVLRQTSINAVMAAGMTFVILTGGIDLSVGSILAICGAVAAFMISSGFDPYITIATTLLLGTVLGVFAGVIITKGKVQPFIATLVAMTLLRGATLVFTDGKPISTGFDEGSDVFAWFGTGYVLGIPVPVFLMILVFAVSYYVLKYTRFGRYVYAVGGNEEASRLSGVRVSRVKTAVYAISGLLSALAGIILTARLSSAQPTAGAGYELDAIAAVVLGGTSLAGGVGTIFGTLIGALIIGILNNALNLMNVSSYYQMIAKGAVILIAVLMDRKK, from the coding sequence ATGAAAATGACGGTTAAGGAATTTCTGATCAGGTTCAGGCCGCTTCTGGGTCTGCTGATTCTTGCTGTGATAGTTTCGCTTCTGAGTCCGAGATTTCTCACCGTCAGCAATATCCTCAACGTCCTGCGCCAGACATCCATTAACGCAGTCATGGCAGCAGGTATGACATTCGTCATCCTCACAGGCGGCATTGACCTTTCTGTTGGTTCCATACTCGCCATTTGCGGCGCTGTTGCCGCATTCATGATCTCAAGCGGGTTTGACCCTTATATAACCATAGCGACCACCCTTCTTCTGGGAACTGTTCTGGGAGTTTTCGCCGGGGTAATCATCACAAAGGGAAAGGTGCAGCCGTTCATCGCAACCCTTGTGGCTATGACTCTTCTCAGGGGCGCAACCCTTGTTTTTACAGACGGCAAACCCATATCAACCGGATTTGACGAAGGCTCGGATGTTTTCGCATGGTTCGGAACAGGCTATGTTCTGGGGATTCCCGTTCCGGTTTTTCTGATGATTCTTGTTTTTGCCGTTTCTTACTATGTGCTTAAGTACACCCGCTTCGGAAGGTATGTTTACGCTGTCGGCGGAAACGAAGAAGCCTCCAGACTCTCAGGTGTCAGGGTCAGCAGGGTCAAGACCGCAGTTTACGCCATAAGCGGCCTTCTCTCCGCACTGGCGGGGATAATCCTCACCGCCCGCCTCTCCTCCGCGCAGCCCACAGCGGGTGCCGGGTATGAGCTTGATGCCATAGCTGCTGTCGTGCTCGGCGGAACAAGCCTCGCAGGAGGCGTGGGAACAATCTTCGGAACTCTGATCGGCGCACTGATAATCGGCATACTTAACAATGCACTTAACCTCATGAACGTGTCCTCATACTACCAGATGATCGCTAAGGGGGCGGTGATTCTCATCGCGGTCCTTATGGATAGAAAGAAATAA
- a CDS encoding methionine ABC transporter ATP-binding protein translates to MIQINNLSKVYSTGRSSVRALAGVSLNIPKGSVYGIIGLSGAGKSTLVRCLNLLEKPTEGQILVSGQDLTSLSGAELRKARRRIGMIFQHFNLLASRTVAENIAFPLEIDGMKKADIKKRVAELLPLVSLSEKADAYPSELSGGQKQRVGIARALALKPDVLLCDEATSALDPQTTLSILNLLKDINRELGLTIVIITHEMKVIKEICTHVAVLHDSKCVEDAAVEEVFTSPKSETAKEFVSSVFPAELPADLMRELSTHADAELVRINFLGDTASKPIINGLITECGVQINILYGSIEHLRSSLFGNLILEIRGTEDERGRAHEYLKRNNLIFSYLNRGGADA, encoded by the coding sequence ATGATTCAGATTAACAATTTAAGCAAGGTTTACTCCACAGGGCGAAGCTCTGTGCGCGCTCTGGCAGGGGTAAGTCTCAATATTCCCAAGGGCTCCGTTTACGGGATTATAGGCCTCAGCGGAGCGGGCAAGAGCACTTTGGTGCGCTGCCTGAACCTTCTGGAAAAACCCACGGAAGGGCAGATACTTGTCAGCGGGCAGGATCTCACATCCCTTTCAGGCGCTGAACTCCGCAAAGCAAGGCGCAGAATAGGGATGATCTTTCAGCATTTCAACCTCCTTGCCTCAAGGACAGTGGCGGAGAATATCGCTTTCCCTCTGGAAATAGACGGCATGAAGAAGGCAGATATAAAAAAACGGGTTGCGGAGCTTCTCCCTCTTGTGAGCCTTTCTGAAAAGGCGGACGCTTATCCTTCGGAGCTAAGCGGCGGACAGAAGCAGAGAGTGGGCATAGCAAGGGCGCTTGCCCTCAAGCCGGATGTTCTCCTTTGCGATGAGGCCACCTCTGCCCTTGACCCGCAGACGACTCTCTCAATTCTCAATCTGCTTAAAGACATAAACCGTGAGCTTGGGCTCACCATAGTCATAATCACCCACGAAATGAAGGTGATAAAGGAGATCTGCACACATGTTGCCGTTCTTCATGACTCAAAATGTGTTGAGGACGCCGCGGTGGAAGAGGTTTTCACCTCACCTAAGTCCGAAACGGCAAAGGAGTTTGTTTCCAGCGTTTTCCCCGCAGAACTGCCTGCTGATCTTATGAGGGAGCTTTCAACTCACGCTGATGCGGAGCTTGTGCGGATTAACTTTCTCGGCGACACTGCCTCAAAGCCTATAATAAACGGGCTCATAACCGAGTGCGGCGTACAGATAAACATTCTTTACGGCAGCATTGAGCATCTGCGTTCATCCCTGTTCGGCAACCTGATACTGGAAATACGGGGAACGGAAGACGAACGAGGGCGGGCTCACGAATATCTCAAAAGGAATAACCTCATTTTTTCATATCTGAACAGGGGAGGGGCGGATGCCTGA
- the rbsD gene encoding D-ribose pyranase, translating into MKKGQLLNSRISAVISEMGHTDTIVIADAGLPIPASAERIDLALTTGVPDFITTLLNVLSELQVEKITIAEEIIKANHTVWDMITAVVKKTAKAQGKPIETAMVSHERFKEMTKNAKAVIRTGECTPYANIILHSGVVF; encoded by the coding sequence ATGAAAAAGGGACAGCTTCTCAACAGCCGTATTTCGGCAGTTATTTCGGAAATGGGGCACACGGATACCATAGTTATAGCAGATGCAGGTCTGCCCATACCCGCTTCCGCGGAAAGGATAGACCTTGCCCTCACCACCGGAGTGCCGGATTTTATCACCACCCTGCTTAATGTCCTCTCCGAGCTTCAGGTGGAGAAAATCACCATAGCCGAAGAGATAATCAAGGCTAACCACACGGTCTGGGACATGATAACCGCTGTGGTGAAGAAAACCGCAAAGGCTCAGGGCAAACCCATTGAAACCGCCATGGTTTCCCATGAAAGGTTCAAGGAAATGACCAAAAACGCTAAAGCCGTAATCCGCACAGGGGAGTGCACCCCTTACGCCAATATAATCCTGCATTCCGGAGTGGTATTCTGA
- the cas7fv gene encoding type I-Fv CRISPR-associated protein Cas7fv — MEKITGIKSVDFKIEALGHGVVNWNGPTVLTGEDGKTVENHTLPKLRGYSNLTGKVKDNGYKYKKESTDINFKDTPLYISQNCIRHHLFREQAFDIHYASDKGMKKVIASATGLIRGYVVPKSQNKRTSPLLLEDFVDQLGNGNFEQFGQAGTRDSSSFFSKTTFGDTKYISYGSISIEQLQFISLDAKFDRAAMKIEDHDGAKVAAEVQQYIKSINPDLSPKAEFHSNYVRRGTIFEEGEAGILLDDIAIQCLIEFTISKIKDLSIRQAKSYMFVDSVLVDYNDSNKMMRIKHDESLISEKPESAYAVYFYKK, encoded by the coding sequence ATGGAAAAAATCACAGGAATTAAAAGTGTTGATTTCAAAATCGAAGCACTCGGTCACGGCGTTGTTAATTGGAACGGCCCCACAGTACTTACTGGTGAAGATGGCAAAACTGTTGAAAATCACACTTTGCCTAAATTGCGCGGTTATTCTAATCTGACAGGAAAAGTTAAAGATAATGGATATAAGTATAAAAAAGAATCAACAGATATTAACTTCAAGGACACCCCCCTCTATATAAGTCAGAATTGTATTCGTCACCATTTATTTAGGGAGCAGGCATTTGATATCCACTATGCATCAGATAAGGGCATGAAAAAAGTTATTGCATCTGCAACAGGTTTAATAAGAGGGTATGTTGTACCTAAATCACAGAACAAGCGAACCAGTCCCCTTCTTCTGGAAGATTTTGTTGATCAGCTCGGTAACGGTAATTTTGAACAATTTGGACAAGCAGGTACCAGAGACAGTTCATCCTTTTTTTCAAAGACAACATTCGGCGATACAAAATATATTTCATACGGTTCAATCAGTATAGAACAGTTACAGTTTATTTCTTTAGATGCAAAGTTTGATCGTGCTGCAATGAAAATAGAAGATCATGATGGGGCAAAGGTTGCAGCAGAAGTCCAGCAATATATAAAGTCAATTAACCCTGATTTGAGTCCTAAAGCAGAATTTCACTCTAACTACGTAAGAAGAGGAACAATATTTGAAGAAGGTGAGGCTGGAATTCTTTTAGACGATATAGCCATACAATGCTTAATTGAATTTACTATCAGCAAAATCAAAGATTTATCCATCAGACAGGCAAAATCTTATATGTTTGTCGACTCTGTTCTGGTGGACTACAACGACAGCAACAAAATGATGCGTATCAAGCATGATGAGAGTCTAATTTCAGAAAAGCCGGAATCTGCTTATGCTGTTTATTTTTATAAGAAATAG
- the cas5fv gene encoding type I-Fv CRISPR-associated protein Cas5fv encodes MRIFIQYESSWRNSFLDGSNNEPLPKDDRSYVGSIQSMKKKKENYLRRDVTHDTVMGILCRLIGDQKKLYQSRNEEKYGKYYFKDIEDKVTFTDEAKITNEVVYLRNMSGNTDQNAFSGIIKTDSPIFNSDYSGELWGIIYLNFEELCRFIIENITGDISLEPNPISVVERLEKLNKEKSVKNEGLAALAVNVLKNCFKDVEYADSKGNLKPLNLYCSALYLQLERLKTKYDISSALSKKNCISGISKMMLTKKDFMKFHAKCEQKKVWGNPYMAKERLKGEGEVVYTLRKACGSLTINIDVSSERAQELSTLIDHAGVSSFYLGKKGLAYVSKIR; translated from the coding sequence ATGCGGATTTTCATTCAATATGAATCATCATGGCGAAATTCATTTCTTGACGGAAGCAATAACGAACCCTTGCCCAAGGACGACCGCAGTTATGTGGGTTCTATACAGAGTATGAAAAAAAAGAAAGAAAACTATCTTAGGCGAGATGTTACCCACGATACGGTTATGGGAATACTCTGCCGTCTTATTGGAGATCAGAAAAAACTGTATCAATCAAGAAATGAGGAGAAATATGGTAAATATTACTTTAAAGATATTGAAGATAAGGTGACATTCACGGATGAAGCCAAAATTACAAACGAAGTCGTATATCTCCGAAATATGAGCGGCAACACAGACCAAAATGCTTTTTCCGGTATTATCAAAACAGATTCACCAATTTTTAACTCTGACTATTCCGGAGAACTCTGGGGAATAATATATTTAAACTTCGAAGAATTATGCAGATTTATTATTGAAAATATTACCGGAGATATTTCTTTAGAGCCGAATCCTATTTCAGTTGTTGAAAGACTTGAAAAGTTAAACAAAGAAAAAAGTGTCAAAAATGAAGGTTTAGCCGCATTGGCCGTTAATGTATTGAAGAACTGCTTTAAGGATGTTGAATATGCTGATTCTAAAGGCAATTTAAAACCTTTAAACCTTTATTGCTCTGCACTTTATCTTCAACTTGAACGTCTAAAAACTAAATATGACATTTCAAGTGCCCTGTCTAAAAAGAATTGTATCAGCGGAATATCAAAAATGATGCTGACGAAAAAAGATTTTATGAAATTCCATGCAAAATGTGAGCAAAAAAAAGTGTGGGGCAACCCCTACATGGCAAAAGAGAGATTGAAAGGGGAGGGGGAGGTTGTTTATACGCTGAGGAAAGCATGCGGGAGTCTTACCATCAATATTGATGTAAGTTCTGAGAGAGCGCAGGAGTTATCCACTCTTATAGACCATGCGGGTGTTTCAAGTTTTTACCTTGGCAAGAAGGGATTAGCATATGTTTCAAAAATTCGTTAG
- the cas6f gene encoding type I-F CRISPR-associated endoribonuclease Cas6/Csy4 — translation MLFEKLHLVLAEQARGDVGISFPDVKNGQKNLGKVMRLHGEKESLESVISHQAMGRMADYADIGRIRQVPDNAAYCIVSRVQAKSSPERLRRRSIRKFGMSEEEAKLKVPDSKAKMLDLPFITLNSKSTGQKFRLYIRHEEAAGAGAGKGFSTYGLSSVSTVPWF, via the coding sequence ATGCTCTTTGAGAAGCTGCATCTTGTTCTTGCTGAACAGGCAAGAGGGGATGTAGGCATAAGTTTTCCCGATGTAAAAAACGGACAGAAAAACCTTGGCAAAGTTATGCGGCTGCACGGAGAAAAAGAGTCTTTAGAGAGCGTCATTTCGCATCAGGCTATGGGGCGCATGGCCGACTATGCGGATATAGGGCGCATCCGCCAGGTTCCGGATAATGCTGCCTATTGCATAGTAAGCAGGGTACAGGCAAAAAGCAGCCCGGAAAGGCTCCGCAGACGCAGCATCAGGAAGTTTGGCATGAGTGAAGAAGAAGCAAAGCTAAAGGTTCCGGACTCAAAAGCGAAGATGCTTGATCTGCCTTTTATAACTCTGAACAGTAAAAGCACCGGGCAGAAATTCCGCCTCTACATCCGCCATGAAGAGGCAGCAGGCGCGGGAGCCGGAAAAGGGTTCAGCACATACGGGCTAAGCTCTGTTTCTACTGTTCCCTGGTTTTGA
- a CDS encoding sugar ABC transporter ATP-binding protein, whose amino-acid sequence MNAAPLLEMKNITKTFPGVKALDNVSLRIFSGEVMALLGENGAGKSTLMKILSGVYTMDSGEMTYDGKKLMVRDPKDAQNKGIAIIHQELNLIPELTVSENIFLGREPVNPFGKIKYAEMNALAAEYLTRLGEKTSPSAKVSSLSVGQAQMVEIAKALSMNARVIIMDEPTDALTDVETENLFKVINELKNDGKALVYISHKLFEVFEVCDRATILRDGTFVDEKPVFELDEESIIQLMVGRPLLERYPKSECAQGEVVFEADSLTNHLVSDISFKVRQGEVVGIAGLMGSGRSEVAKTVFGVLPLTKGEIRLNGKPLKITHPAGAIAEGISYVSEDRKQLGLILGMTIKENITLPALKKYQNAFRHVSYDKETETSEEYIKKMSIKTTGPSQKVVNLSGGNQQKVAIAKGVVTEPKVLILDEPTRGVDVGAKKEIYELINLLKADGMAIILISSELPEVLGMSDRILVMSAGRIAGELSRSDATQEKIMTLAISGLTQTA is encoded by the coding sequence ATGAACGCTGCCCCCCTGCTTGAGATGAAAAACATCACCAAGACATTCCCCGGAGTAAAAGCTCTGGACAATGTTTCCCTGCGCATTTTCTCAGGTGAGGTGATGGCTCTTCTCGGTGAAAACGGGGCGGGCAAATCGACCCTGATGAAAATACTCAGCGGTGTTTACACAATGGATTCAGGGGAAATGACTTACGACGGCAAAAAGCTCATGGTGCGTGACCCGAAAGACGCGCAGAATAAAGGCATAGCCATCATCCATCAGGAGCTTAACCTTATACCCGAACTGACCGTGAGTGAGAATATATTCCTCGGCCGTGAGCCTGTAAACCCGTTCGGCAAGATAAAATACGCCGAAATGAACGCTCTGGCGGCGGAATACCTCACACGCCTCGGCGAAAAAACATCCCCCTCTGCGAAGGTTTCGTCCCTCAGTGTCGGTCAGGCGCAGATGGTGGAGATAGCCAAGGCGCTTTCCATGAACGCAAGAGTGATAATAATGGACGAACCCACGGACGCTCTGACTGATGTGGAGACGGAAAACCTTTTTAAAGTAATAAATGAGCTTAAAAACGACGGCAAAGCGCTTGTTTATATTTCACACAAGCTTTTTGAGGTGTTTGAAGTCTGCGACAGGGCAACAATCCTCCGTGACGGTACGTTTGTGGATGAAAAGCCTGTCTTTGAACTTGATGAGGAGAGCATAATCCAGCTTATGGTGGGCAGACCTCTTCTTGAAAGATACCCTAAGTCTGAGTGTGCGCAGGGAGAAGTTGTTTTCGAGGCGGACAGTCTCACCAACCATCTTGTAAGCGACATCAGCTTCAAGGTGAGGCAAGGCGAAGTTGTGGGCATAGCCGGGCTTATGGGCTCCGGCAGAAGCGAAGTCGCCAAAACGGTCTTCGGTGTGCTCCCGCTCACTAAAGGGGAGATCAGGCTGAACGGAAAGCCGCTCAAAATAACCCATCCGGCCGGAGCAATAGCAGAAGGCATATCATATGTATCAGAAGACAGAAAACAGCTCGGCCTCATACTCGGCATGACAATAAAAGAGAACATCACCCTGCCCGCCCTGAAAAAATATCAGAATGCGTTCAGGCATGTTTCATATGATAAAGAGACCGAAACCTCCGAGGAATACATAAAGAAAATGTCCATAAAAACCACAGGCCCGTCACAGAAGGTAGTAAACCTCAGCGGTGGAAACCAGCAGAAGGTGGCAATCGCCAAGGGAGTGGTCACCGAACCGAAGGTGCTTATTCTGGATGAGCCCACAAGAGGTGTGGATGTCGGCGCAAAGAAAGAGATATATGAGCTGATAAACCTGCTCAAGGCCGACGGAATGGCTATTATACTCATTTCATCCGAACTGCCGGAGGTTCTGGGCATGAGCGACCGCATACTCGTCATGAGTGCCGGGCGCATAGCGGGCGAACTCAGCAGAAGTGATGCCACACAGGAAAAAATAATGACGCTCGCCATAAGCGGGCTTACGCAGACCGCCTGA
- a CDS encoding LacI family DNA-binding transcriptional regulator has translation MKKNITVAEIAKLADVSPAAVSLVLNGKPGVGPEARERILKIARENNYKGLEGGMPRKRHRALLFVNIVKHGQILNENHKAFIADYIDGAQMKAGSKGYSLEVTAFSSFNPSEVTSYLNSSGADGAVILGTELDEEDIAHFLKSHIPLVFIDLLYPHMPFDFVDMNNDSSVYNAVTHLVRMGHREIGIVTGKRETSNFAHRKRSFVKSLELAGITPDERFFFTADSRYEGAYKDMLEILSSGAGMPSALFCVNDIIAMGCIRALREKGYAVPEDVSVVGFDNLPAASMTEPPLSTVSVSKKKISSKAVSLLTQRIKEGSRMPYEKIMIGGEVIERKSVRSIRDFKEDL, from the coding sequence ATGAAAAAAAATATAACAGTCGCAGAAATCGCAAAGCTTGCAGATGTTTCACCCGCCGCCGTGTCCCTCGTGCTGAACGGCAAGCCCGGCGTGGGGCCGGAGGCAAGGGAGCGCATCCTTAAAATAGCCCGCGAAAACAACTACAAGGGGCTTGAGGGCGGAATGCCGAGAAAGAGGCACAGGGCACTGCTCTTTGTTAATATTGTTAAACACGGGCAAATACTTAACGAAAATCATAAGGCATTCATAGCCGACTATATAGACGGAGCGCAGATGAAGGCGGGCAGTAAGGGCTATTCCCTTGAAGTCACGGCGTTTTCCTCCTTTAATCCCTCTGAGGTTACCTCTTATCTTAACTCCTCCGGCGCTGACGGCGCGGTAATACTCGGAACCGAGCTTGACGAAGAGGACATTGCCCATTTTCTGAAATCGCACATACCGCTGGTTTTTATAGATCTTCTCTACCCGCACATGCCTTTTGACTTTGTGGATATGAATAATGATTCATCCGTTTATAATGCTGTCACCCACCTTGTCCGTATGGGGCACAGGGAGATAGGCATTGTCACCGGAAAAAGGGAGACAAGCAACTTCGCCCACAGAAAGCGCAGCTTCGTGAAATCTCTGGAGCTTGCGGGAATTACTCCGGATGAGCGCTTCTTTTTCACTGCTGATTCCAGATATGAAGGCGCGTATAAGGATATGCTTGAAATACTCAGTTCGGGAGCAGGGATGCCTTCCGCTCTGTTCTGCGTGAATGATATAATAGCCATGGGGTGCATCCGCGCCCTCAGGGAAAAGGGGTATGCAGTTCCGGAAGATGTTTCCGTTGTGGGGTTTGACAACCTGCCCGCAGCATCCATGACCGAACCCCCGCTGAGTACCGTGAGCGTTTCCAAGAAGAAGATAAGCTCAAAGGCGGTAAGCCTTCTTACTCAGAGAATAAAAGAGGGGAGCCGCATGCCCTATGAAAAGATAATGATAGGCGGCGAAGTTATAGAAAGAAAGAGCGTCAGAAGCATCAGGGACTTTAAGGAGGATTTATGA
- the rbsK gene encoding ribokinase, with protein MSRFCVAGSLNIDLVTRTKRFPKQGETVQGESFSTFTGGKGANQAVALSKLGAETVMTGKLGNDIYAAQYMEYFRKLGISTEGITREETSTGIAVITVDENGENSIIIIPGANGRVDAAYIKEKKELIAKADFLLLQLEIPMEAVLEAARTAKAAGTEIIFDPAPAGNVPSELLKLVDIITPNETEAEALTGIRPDDEAGFAAAGKALTSKGVRTAVMKAGSRGAYIYEKGRLAHVAGFKVNTVDTTAAGDTFNAGLAYALGEGMELAGAVRFANAAAAISTTKHGAQDGMPSIDEVQNLLGF; from the coding sequence ATGAGCAGATTCTGCGTGGCGGGAAGCCTCAATATAGACCTTGTTACCAGAACAAAGCGTTTTCCGAAACAGGGAGAAACTGTTCAGGGCGAATCCTTTTCCACCTTCACCGGAGGCAAGGGGGCAAATCAGGCTGTTGCTCTCTCTAAACTGGGCGCTGAAACGGTAATGACAGGCAAGCTGGGCAATGATATTTACGCTGCGCAGTACATGGAGTATTTCAGGAAGCTTGGCATAAGCACCGAAGGCATAACCCGTGAGGAAACCTCAACCGGCATAGCGGTTATCACTGTGGATGAAAACGGGGAAAACTCGATAATCATTATACCCGGCGCAAACGGAAGGGTGGATGCGGCATATATAAAAGAGAAGAAGGAGCTTATCGCAAAGGCCGATTTTCTTCTGCTCCAGCTTGAGATTCCCATGGAGGCGGTGCTTGAGGCGGCAAGGACGGCAAAAGCCGCAGGGACTGAGATAATCTTTGATCCGGCTCCGGCGGGGAATGTTCCCTCCGAGCTTCTTAAGCTTGTGGATATAATAACGCCTAACGAAACAGAGGCGGAAGCGCTGACCGGAATCCGCCCTGATGATGAGGCAGGGTTCGCAGCCGCGGGAAAAGCGCTCACATCAAAAGGGGTCAGAACCGCCGTGATGAAGGCCGGAAGCCGCGGAGCTTACATATATGAGAAAGGCAGGCTTGCCCATGTCGCAGGGTTTAAGGTAAATACTGTGGACACCACTGCGGCGGGTGACACATTCAACGCAGGGCTTGCATATGCCCTCGGCGAAGGGATGGAGCTTGCGGGGGCGGTGAGGTTTGCTAACGCTGCTGCTGCCATTTCCACCACCAAGCACGGCGCACAGGACGGAATGCCCTCAATTGATGAGGTTCAGAATCTGCTCGGTTTCTGA